The genomic DNA gTAATAAAGAGAAGTTAAGTGTCTGATTACAGGAACAAAGCTCatccttcatgaaaacattctgagAAAGCCAGCAAAGCTTAtgaagctctgttagctctgctaGCTACATGAGTTACATAGAAAATGGAGCTACGTAGCTACCTGAGCTAAAGCtaatctcacaaagcagctacgtaagaTGGATGTCAAGGTTATCTATGGAGataagttagcattagcttagtttgctaaagctcacgttgctaaatcTAGCTTAGTTATAGATAACAacgctatgtagctaatgtagctaatggtaaactcacaaagcagctatgtaagccaAGTAGGTATGTTATCTACATGGCTAAGTTATCTAGCTACTTTTGCTAAAGCTTGCATTGCTAAAGTTGACCTACTTAGCTACATTGACCTATGTAGTAACATTTCCTATGTAGCTAGGgtagctatgttggctttaaCTAAAGCAAATGATATCTTTTTCTTTTGGAGATACACAGTGTCCtggatgaatggtctgtgagaggaGCCGTCAGAAATTTACAGTCTTCTGCCAGAACCCTCCCTTAATCTTCGTGGATGACTGTTTGTTGTTGTCCAATGTGAATGCATcactttgttttaaatgtttaccaagcagatttaatttaatttgatcaattttaGTTGCAGGACTGATGTAAACATTACTTTATCTTTTCACCAAGCAACTTGTAATgataatttttttcacttcacagAAAGGCACAGTAAGGCATACAGAATTGTTTTGAAGCTCTATCTTTCTGTAGAACATGTATCAAAACCCAAACATATTGTCCAAATAGCACATGTTCTCTTTGTTCATCCAATAACCACAAGGTTTGAAGGTAGATTCATCTATGACACTCCAGTTACTGTTCACAAAATGCTCATTCTTTGCAACAAATGCGGAAATCCTTTTCTGCCATGATATTCTCTGTATCTACACAGACAACAGACACTTAGGCACAGCTACAGCACCTTCTTTTTGGAGGATATGCTAGACGGTGACTCGTAGGGGTCCTGTGGGGCACCACTACAATTGACAACGCCTCCTCCAAGGAGGGTGATGATGAAGCCCAGGAAGCCAGCGATGATGGAGATCAGTGTGAGGGCACGTCCAGCCTCCAGGTCGGAGGTCATGGTGACATAGCTGTTGTGTCTCCTGCACTGCATCTGACCTGTGGCCTGAAGGATACAGTGAAACCACAGACCGTCCCACACCTGGAGCACAGATGGAGTGAATCAGCCCACACATGACTGAGGTGACGTggtgtttgttgtttgtgtggAGAAGCATCTTATATGTGCATCATGTTTAGCATAAGGATAAAAAAGGTGAATATTTGTAAAATACTTTGCATGAGTTGTTTTTGCCTTACATGGATAAATGTGGTGAATAATCAGTGTTTTCAAAATTTAACTTACTGATTGTGCTGTCACAATATTGGCTCCAACAAAAGATGTCTCCCGCCACATTGGTAGTCCACATGTCACACACACTCCTAAAACACCCATCAGCGCCAGAGCCAGGCCCCCGATCTGCTTGCCCTGACCCCCCATTTAAAAGCTATGTAACAGTAAACCAACACCAGAGTGGAcgaaaaataaaatatccacTGAGACTTCAGAAAAACAGGCAATTAAAGGCGGGTAAGTAAAGAAGCTAGAGACATATGTGACATTCCTCTTGTGTGGTTTCTGTTAAATAGCGAGTGAGCTGCTCTTGTAGgctttttgttttcctgttttgttaAACAGTCAGATGAcacaaaaatcaacagaaacacaaatgtGCTTTAGAGATGAACATCCTGTCAGCTTTCTGTAAATACACAAAGTGTGCTCAAACATCTCTGAGCTAAAGCCAAGTCcagtttttcaggcttttatgcacaaacacagagggTCTCAAAGTTTCAGCCCTGGTgatttgtaatttatttaataACACACAATAAAAGAAACAGAACTTATGCACAAAATTCTAAATGtagaatttatttgtttatgtgcagagaaacaaaaaacattgtTAATATGATGTGCTGTGGATATTATTTCTATTAGATTTTCTGTACAGTTCAATCACTAATGTAACTCTTACGTTGTAGAATGAAGTGAGgataattatttttctttattcttgtaaaATAACCTTAacgtttctctgtttttcataGAAAATATTATTAAGTACAGAAAAAACTTTTGTGAtactaaaacacattttctttcacaTGACACCAAGGTTTTTAAGACTGAAATCCTTCATGCAGCACTCTTTGTGCTGAGCACACCAAAGCCGAGGTCAGACTACAAATTTTCAGCAAGATCTGGCAGTTGTCAGGTTTTGGGGCCTGCCAGCCTGAAAATCTGCCATTTCAACACCTCTTGACCTCCTGGCACAAAGTCTACCATGTTGAATTTTTGCTCCACATTTTACAGTTTGTCCCATGACATCAGTGATGTTAACCAATAAGAGTGCTTGGTTCATACAGCAGTcccaaatgtaaacaaaacaaatatttgagTGAAAGAAGAGGGAAGGAGTTGGTGCTGTGAGATTAAACTATTTAACAGTGGAATAGcttgtcaagctctgataacAACATCCCTGCCTTTATAATGTGTTGTTGAGGAACTACAGCAGACTGAAAAGACAGAAATGGCAACTGGTGAGTCactgctgttagcattagcattaagCTAGCTAATGTTTGAACAGTCAAAGAATTACAGTAGTGGAGTAAATGCAACAAGTTAGTTTACAGTAGGGTAACCATATAAGTCCAGATTTACCTGGGACATTACTGTTTTCAGGCTTTGTGCCCtgacaaaaatcaataaaacaccagtgtgtcttgtttttgttctgcCAGTGAACATCATTGCACTATGCGCCATGACTGCACCACCTTCACTTTCTCTGTATCAGTCTGTAGAAATGTCAATCATTGTCAAGACCACAAATgtatatgtttttatgtatttctttaAGTGATAAAGGCTACAGTGTAATTTTTGGCccacatttattttgtaaaacaaCAATCATGATAATGATTATGGGCGCAGGGGGTGGCGTATTTCCGGTGGAAAATAAGACCGGTTCTCAACTTCCGCCTAACGATAAGTGCTAGGCCAAAAcggaatctaaaccctcctatactACCTTAATTTGTCTgtttcgttgtttttttttgtttttgtttcgattgctgtttgtgtttactctaccATCATCGCTGGGCaaccaaacatgctaaaatgatgtttcaaaaacaggttaagaGCACTTCTGGTCATcgttgctgcgtgctgcaatgtacatcttcagctaaatttaactcgtcattgacagtcagctcaggtaactcatgcaaacgAGTAAACCGCAATGATTTTGCCATCATACCCCATTCTCTTTTCccgactggaagtgtgggagcggtctaatgccaaatgcggaagcagttcgtgcatagagcccatagTTATAAGATAAGTATTAAAGTaatgataatacatttttaaaaactgataaaCCTGAAGAATGTGTCACAGCGGGTGCCACCAAACTGTCCAACACAGCCTTTTATATTGTTAACTAGTCTtaattaataacatttttaaaagttttagttgGTCTTGGAAGATACAATTTCTGCTGAGGCTATTTCTGTGATGTCAGAAAGTGCgctgacaaaaaaatcacataccATGAGTTCATACATGTGGGTTTGCTATCAAATTTAAGTATTCCTATTTGAAGGATTGAAAAGTCTAGTTAACAGTCCTTTATCTTGGTCTGATCTAACCCAGCCCTCGTCCTTCCAACGTCTCAACGACTGATTATGTCATTCTGTGTCGTCATGTCTGTCCTTTAAGCATGAATTCATTGCTCTGTGATCGCCTAATCAGACACACTGACCATgcttactgaaaaaaaatcatgttgtCTGACCTTGGCTTTAAACAAATAACATTTCTTTCACATTATATGTCAAAAAGCTTATCAAGTCTTCAATTTATAAACAATTATTCAAATTCATGCCCTGGTCATGTGCACTTCAAGAAGCtactatttttttccacaatattaaatttttttaacaaaatatatgTAGTACAAAAGAAACTAAGATTCATGAAAGAGTCTTGATCCAAATCTGAACTAAGTCACAGTGAACAAGTTCTTgatatgcatgtttttcttcagtCTGTGATCCATGGGTCCCATCACAGCGTCCTCCTCAGCATCTGTAGGTGGTACACAAGACCACTCCTCCAATGATGAGCAGAGCTCCAGACGCCCATCCCACATATATGGAAGCTCCAAGTTCTCCCCTCCTCTCATTGGTGGCCAAAGGGTTGAAGAAACCAGTGATGATGCTGTGAGCTGACCAGCTAACAGGAATGATGCATAGCAGTCCCGCCACTATGAACACCACACCTCCAGCCACGCCGATCTGACCTTTTTTCGGCTGGTCGTCACGAAAGAAGTTGGTGCAGTGGGCCCCAACCACAGTGAGCCCGATCGCCACCACACTGACAGCGATGGAGACACAGATCAGAGCTCGAGAAGCCTGCAGCTCCTGTTGTAAAGCCAGGATAGAGTCATAGGCTTTACACTGTGAGTGTCCTGTGCTCTGGATCACGCAGTTCATCCACAAACCTTCCCAGAAGACTTGAGCTGTGATGATGTTTGCACCAATAAAAGCTGTCACCTTCCATGCAGGCAGTGCACAGATGAGGATGGTGCCAAGAAAGCCGACGACTGctaaaaacacaccaacaagCTGAGTTCGCATTTTTGCACCAAGTAAAAAAATCAGCAGCAGGTATTTGAGTTTGCCACAAAATCAGAGACAATGACAAAATCCACCTTCAGCTGAACTGAGATCATTTTTACCCCAGTGCTTTCACTCGGCTGTCAAAGCTGCTGGTTGTTTTGCTTCATGGTTTTCAGAGCAGGTGTGGGAAGGCAGAGCATCAGGGAGGGGACTGTGCAACTTTTCAGGTCAGGTTTCCTGCTTGTCCTGATTCCTTCTCACTATGAATAGGTGGGAGGAGACAGCTGCCAAcaaaagcagctctgtatcAAAAAATGCTTTGTGACCCAGAAAACAGGGCCTCTCTTAAACATTTTGAATGGTTTGAAGAATCATTTCATCATTTGCAGCAAAATACTGCCTCACATTTTAGTTAGACTTTATGCAAGATACAGCCTTAAAGGTTATATAACACCTGTTTAAGGttaggagaaaaaagaaataaaagctgcaaacaaGGACAAGGAAGATAATAACAACACATGCTCACATGCTCTGTTTATGCTCACAACTGTTTTTCATTATGAAACCAAGACTGATTGTAATACTGATCATCCTAGTTTGGTATTCACCTGCAGAACATGCCGACTTACTGCACAGTGAAGTGTCtggaaaatacaaacaaacaataaaagaaaatagcGGATTTGTATTTTACATCAGCATGATAATCTCATTGAGAATCCACaaaatcaaattgaaaaaaatcaactgaCAGTCATCAGAAACCCTTGTTCAAAAAACAGGTCACATACCACTTGTGGCGCGTTTGACATTGTGGGGGTGGCCTGTTACGTCTTGATTGACATTGATCTGGCTCATGCTGGAATCAGTGCAGGGCCACTTTTATGCAACTGGGTGATTAAGATAACAAAATGAGTTATATAACCTGAAGCATTAAACCCATGGTAAGAGCTGTTCAAACTCTCGAAATCACTGCATCCTTTATTATCTCTTTCAGCAAATGATACACCAGAACATCctttcaaagtgtgaaaaatttGACCCACAATTTTGTGCCAACTTTAACTAAAGTGATGTGCCTCTCTGTAGTTTATGAAAACAAGTGATCAACATGACTGTAATATAGatatttaatcagaaatttGATTTGTGAGAAGAAACAGAAGAGGAGAGATAACCAGGGAGGTCACTAGGATTGAAAGTCAGGGGGGCTTAGCCCCAAGGATTGCAGATAATGTGcgcaccattttttaaaatcaattcttaAAAGGCTTCATTGATTTATGTTATTATAAGTTGTAGGGCATTTTTTAGGGCCTATCATCTTGCTtactctcttttctttttctgctttcttaGGTAGACCCTCTGCCTGTCCTCCATGAGGTCTTCCTTTTTTAATAACAGTCAGAGCAAGTTCAGGCGTTGATacttaaaagtctattttggaATGAActcatggaaaagatgttggaaAACATCAATTTAATGCctttagtaaaatataaatgtggtaTATAATATCTAAAAATGAATAGTTTTATaacttctctctttctgccttCAGGCTGTCCatgctttccaaataaaactaCTTTATTTCTGCCTACCACTGATATTCCCTGTCTGAAGACAGTCTATACCAGTGGTACTCAAACTTACTCTACCACAGAGACACATTGTCTGAAGAATACTCTTGCAAGCGCCACAATTCAAAACCAGGATGCAAGGTAGATCCAAAGATCATTTAATCCATAGTTGAAATTATATGAACGATGAATTGTTGGATTATTGTGGGGTTAAATGGGATGCAATAggttacataaaaatgtctgtatagtgtcaAAAGAAAAGATGTCACTTAAAATGAGCATATATACTAATTATCTGAATCTCAGAtatggacatttactgtagttctgtggctctGATAACTTAAAAgaaagtctttttatttttccaactcattattgatgcttttagcTAAAAGAGGAGAGGCCTCATactggtctttgccctgggccttcaaatgactaaaaccgaCCCTGACTCACACCTACGGCTTTCCCAGAAACATCAATCCACTCTGCCACACTTTGGAGCTGGCTTTATGTTTCTactcttttgacatttttttaattagttgTGCTTTagagatcaaataaaacacatttggaCAAGTTTCACAAGATGTGACGTATGATCCGTGTGTGTGAGGTTCATTGATGATGTGCATCACAATAATCATCAATGAATATGAGTGTGGGAAAGCATCAGGATGAAGTGACTtaagaaaactgttaaaatgcaGACATAAGCTTCAACTTGAACATGAAACTACAAACGTCAATTATAAGCTTTTTTGCAGAGACACaccaccagcggacttcctctaCTCTTTCTCTTGTGGAAtatatagatttaaaaatacacgttttcatttaaatttgccAATGAAAGCCTGCCATCTTTGTGTAGGAAATAAATCTACTGATATGTGCAAttaatctttactgatgacggTGTTAATCTTTATAAAAGTTTTTAGgcggattttatttttttccaggtAAGCCTCAAAAGAACCATAACTGGTCTCTGAAGACCCACATGCAGCTCTTTGCTGTGGTGCATTCCTTAATTAATTTAGTCCATTCTTTGACTGTAATTATTGTTGGGGGACTTAGGAACTTTTGGGGGGGCTTCAGCCCTAGCCTCCCCAAAGAAAGGCTTACCAATGTCCATGGAGATAACCAAATCTGTggtaattttgtatttaatcCAAACCTCCAGTGTACTAATCTGCTAATTCAAACTGTAGAGTAATTTCTATAGTTAAtcctgttttatattttgaatttttacaaTTCcctatttggcttttttaagctgttcttgtttttttatgcagTCTTAaagaatatgattttttttttttctttttttttacttggatCAGGGGCATCCAAACTTTTGTCACTGAGGGCCAAATACAGATATGAGGATCGtgaggccactttcatataccttgCCTTGAAGTATTAAAGTAAATCTAAGTAGGACATGCTCAGTGGGGCACAGATAGCCCAGCTGTTAGGTCGTGCCCCAATGTACGTctgcagcccaggttcaagtctggcatgtggcctcttttcccagctctctcatccctgtttctgccTCTATCAACTGTTCTCTTCTATAAAATAAAGTCATACAacccccaaaaatatatcttcgGTATGCTTAAAGGActagttaatggctgaaaaTGCAAATAGACAATAGTTTTACGGGTTTTGAGAGGTCCAGCCACATTTTAGTGGGCCCTGGTTGGCCCCAGCCATCACTGGCTCTACCCCTTGAATGCCATTGGTATTGCTATTTGCTGCCATCATTCATCATGgctttataaatcaagatatcattttggttgacaatatgtttactatttacagtgttgtccTAATTTAGTcccaaaaacatcattaaatctgacttgtcaaaatgtttgtctacagAATTAGCATGTGCTGAATCTAACCAGTACAATACATTTGAGCACacactttatttttatgctatgATATGGGCCATGTTTGATTTTATCTAGAGAATTTGCTcagggccaatcaaaaatgaaccACGGGACGCATCTGGCCCCCAGGCAATAGTTTGGACACGCCTGACTTAGACTCACTTATTTtcacagaaaacaaactttgGGTATCACTTTAGAATAAGGAGTTTGTTATGAACCTTAGTGGTTAAAGAACTAATGCAGTACggaataaacatttttagtttcagaTTCTGTTGCCACATTTAACAATTTGAGCCATTTGTGTCTGTAATGAGCTAAAGCAGATTTGTAGAAATATACTAGGGTTAGATTTCATTTCAGTGTTCAGTTAGATTACTTCTCTGGTTTTAAATAACATTATGCACGGGGCTTTTAATTAGCGCTGAAATGTTTTCCATGAAGATACCAGTTATAGCTTGGGCACAAGTTTAGTTGAAATAAAAGCCTCAAAATCAGTCAGTTCATTTAGGAGGCAACTACAACTCGTCTCATTAGTGATCTTAAATGTCATTGCAAATAGCCAATGAATGGTGCACTCAGGCACTACATTTTAGTTTCGTAGCGCTGAGCCTTTTTGGTGTGGTCACTTTAAACATCTGCAATAAGTTACATTAAAGAACTTTCAGGCTGAATCATTTGCAAAGACTGCATCAGAAAAACATTTGCTAAAGTTTAAGACACATGCAAGTACCTCTCCCTCTAAATCCCTTCAATTTAAACATTGGCACTGAATTAAGCTAAAAATGTACAGCAAAAGAGTTGCTGCTGGATGTAAAAGCATCTCAAAAATTAACAGGCCTCAGTGAAATCATAAAgacccatttaaaaaaaacatcctcagaGGTAAGATTTGATTCTAACACAAATACCAAGAATAGTTTGTCAGGAATAAAaggttttattaaaataatcagTAAAATACATACACTTGAAccattaaaatgtgacttaagtTCAGTTTGTTAGTGCATGTTAGGCATGCTGGGATTCAAACATAGGCTCCTCCACTAGCTGCTGAACGAGGGGCAGAATATTTCACAGAGTATCTGCTATCCTTACGTTCATGGCaagagcagcagagaagagCTCCCCCGATGAGCAGGAGTCCTGCAGATCCCCATCCAATGAACAACGACGCTCCGAGCTCCCTTCTCTGTGCGTCACTCACGATAGGGTTGTAGAAGTCCCTGATGACAGCGTGAGCAGACCAGGACACGGGGATGATACACAGAATCCCACCAATGATGAACAGCACCCCCGCAGCAATGGCCACCCTGCTCTTCGCCAGCTCGTCTTCAATGCAGTTGGTGCACTTTCCCCCAGCGACAGCAAACAGGATTCCCATAAAAACAACCAAGATGGAGATGACCACCAGGGCCCGGGCCGCCTGCAGGTCACGAGGTAGAGCCAGCATTGAGTCATAGACCTTACACTGCATCTGTCCAGTGCTCTGCTTCACACAGTTCATCCACAGGCCTTCCCAGAAGATCTGCGCTGTCACAATGTTGTTTCCGATGAAAGCAGAGACCTTCCACATGGGCAGGGCGCAGATGATGATGTCTCCCAGAAAGCCAATGGAGGCCAGGAAGATGCCAAAAATCTGGAGGCCTGCAGACGCCATGGTTGTTAGACGAAGAGCAGAACCAGTGCAAACAATCAGCTGCTACCACAGTGCAATACTAGCTAAAGTTTGTGACCAGCAGTTTAATACCAACATGGTGGGTGTGGTTTCTCCTGATTGGTTGTTCCAAATTGGTCAACTGGGAACACCTGTTGTCATTAACCCAGTCACACTGTGATGACCACACATTGGTACATTTACAGGGTTTATTTAGACTCCTAATGGCAAGGAAGGGGCTGatcttcttttctgtcttttacttTAAGCTGATATACTCTgtacttttgacttttatttagtCCAAATATTAACCAAACAATCGTGTTTCCTTATCAGTTCTTAagtgttatttacattttctaataatttGAGTCTtgttttctgacacttttatgGAGATTAAGATAAAGAAAATTTAGAAACATATTCATATGTCACTGGTTCATTTTCACATACAACTaatgtttaaaatttgaatGAGTAAAAGCCACAATTCTCAATATGAAGAAGcacatttaacattttctttttttctcattttgccaCATATGATAATAAATGAAGATGGTACTCTACTGACAGTCTGTTCACTGCTTTTTTTCATGttctgttagctgtgtagcaATCAAGCTGAttgatttcagctgttttaattgGCCAGTGAACCCAAGCTGATCTGTTTGCACTGCTTGTTAGTTGAACGCTGGCCCAAAGTCcacatcaaaataaacaaataaacataaaaacggTTTCAAGAAGCATATTCACAGTGGGTTAATGTTGTAAATTAGACCTCACAGGGATGGATTGCATTATTTACATGTTAACTATGTAAATTTAGCTCTTTTTATATGTTTGCACTTAACACTTC from Cheilinus undulatus linkage group 12, ASM1832078v1, whole genome shotgun sequence includes the following:
- the LOC121518706 gene encoding claudin-4-like, encoding MRTQLVGVFLAVVGFLGTILICALPAWKVTAFIGANIITAQVFWEGLWMNCVIQSTGHSQCKAYDSILALQQELQASRALICVSIAVSVVAIGLTVVGAHCTNFFRDDQPKKGQIGVAGGVVFIVAGLLCIIPVSWSAHSIITGFFNPLATNERRGELGASIYVGWASGALLIIGGVVLCTTYRC
- the LOC121518705 gene encoding claudin-like protein ZF-A89, translating into MASAGLQIFGIFLASIGFLGDIIICALPMWKVSAFIGNNIVTAQIFWEGLWMNCVKQSTGQMQCKVYDSMLALPRDLQAARALVVISILVVFMGILFAVAGGKCTNCIEDELAKSRVAIAAGVLFIIGGILCIIPVSWSAHAVIRDFYNPIVSDAQRRELGASLFIGWGSAGLLLIGGALLCCSCHERKDSRYSVKYSAPRSAASGGAYV